The Enterococcus rotai genome includes a window with the following:
- a CDS encoding MFS transporter, protein MMGKVNKNILYLVLGQVISVFGGAILRFALSLYVLDKTGRADIFATILAISSIPVLFAPIGGAIADRFDRRLLMVLMDITNAVLAVILFFILGLTDSIVMIGLLLFLLSIVGSFDTPVVTASIPLLVKKDQLEQINGLVNAVLSMSNVVAPIIGGILYSILGAQKLIVGSAVFFILAAIIETFLRIPFEKRPMESGVLSTLTGDLKDGFREVRNNRIIFNSILIAALINFTLSAFFIVGVPIVLRVVLQASDTVYGIGLSVISLSTILGAIFTGIFTKKLRINNLYKMFTLSGLLLILMNVGLMFAGNPMGNMIGFAVFIITGIPIGMMMSLISIYLISMVQRITPKENIGKIMATIMAVSQCAVPVGQIIIGFLFKTTTTNVFFQVMIVAVSVLLVSGLCWYLFKNSTDDEIGEVSYSKE, encoded by the coding sequence ATGATGGGGAAAGTGAATAAAAATATTTTGTATTTGGTATTGGGACAGGTTATATCAGTTTTCGGTGGAGCGATTTTACGATTTGCTTTATCGCTTTATGTATTGGATAAAACAGGAAGGGCGGATATATTTGCGACGATTCTCGCCATTTCCAGTATTCCAGTCTTGTTTGCTCCGATTGGTGGAGCGATCGCAGATCGATTTGATCGTCGTTTGTTAATGGTTTTAATGGATATTACGAATGCAGTGTTAGCTGTAATATTATTTTTTATTTTAGGCTTGACCGATTCAATCGTTATGATTGGTTTGCTGTTATTTTTACTATCAATTGTTGGTAGTTTTGATACACCCGTAGTAACTGCGAGTATCCCTCTATTAGTAAAAAAGGACCAATTGGAGCAAATAAATGGGTTGGTTAACGCTGTTTTATCCATGTCAAATGTAGTTGCCCCTATTATTGGCGGTATTTTATATAGTATATTAGGTGCTCAAAAATTGATTGTAGGAAGTGCTGTATTTTTTATTCTAGCGGCAATTATAGAAACTTTTTTACGGATTCCTTTTGAAAAGCGACCAATGGAGTCTGGTGTTTTAAGTACATTAACAGGTGATTTAAAGGATGGTTTTAGAGAAGTTCGTAATAATCGAATTATTTTCAATTCTATTTTGATTGCGGCACTTATCAACTTTACGTTATCGGCCTTTTTTATTGTAGGGGTTCCCATTGTATTAAGAGTTGTTTTACAAGCAAGTGATACAGTTTATGGGATTGGGTTGTCAGTAATTAGTTTATCAACAATTCTTGGAGCGATTTTTACTGGGATTTTCACAAAGAAATTACGAATAAATAATCTTTATAAAATGTTTACGCTATCTGGTCTATTATTGATTTTAATGAACGTTGGTTTAATGTTTGCAGGAAATCCTATGGGAAATATGATTGGCTTTGCAGTATTTATTATAACTGGAATTCCAATTGGAATGATGATGAGTCTTATTTCTATTTACTTGATTTCCATGGTTCAAAGAATAACACCAAAAGAAAATATTGGTAAAATAATGGCCACGATTATGGCTGTTTCACAATGTGCAGTTCCAGTTGGTCAAATCATAATTGGTTTCTTGTTTAAAACGACTACAACGAATGTGTTTTTTCAGGTGATGATCGTTGCAGTGTCAGTGTTATTAGTTTCAGGACTATGCTGGTATCTATTTAAAAATTCAACAGATGATGAAATCGGTGAGGTAAGTTACAGTAAGGAATAA
- a CDS encoding helix-turn-helix domain-containing protein, with protein sequence MLEAMMLEDTAKRKLTLFKLLATFSNQQHSINFFEKRLDYSYSRVVYLLELIQQDLSKITDEEVKILQVDGVRYKQTITYDSYYQYLITQSIPYQLLISILFHPNDDLTQFCQKHYQSRTTVVRKSKLLSDYFKEFNIKLNTSKLSLYGDERIVRITLYTLIWLASQGTNLPKIDNNPIDYIEITKVISPYFPDSFSYSADKQITLILDIIYLRVKSGHLVTEKTMIAPYIPTSPAYAKIFFGDLIKETDILEAEAQYAAYLLIATPNFFRNNDHRLTLLSDYLKNQTNSATKLLEEFCAVFKQEFMPSDFSWEDAPILFGNIANIIFSTTISEKPFPTLFHLINHSSYSKNEYYYQLLTYFKALFHKISKRKNFGWLKENIEQLSDTLAALLVPLYESYQVNKIVRIALIAESNYLLIQPLKQFIEELPFVQLVAYSHGKFSSFDFVVATSSYLIPEECHVPTFVFRFSADNDEQYIGLYQAIKAVHNQKGVDPTY encoded by the coding sequence ATGTTAGAAGCAATGATGTTGGAAGATACTGCTAAACGGAAACTGACACTTTTTAAATTGTTAGCGACTTTTTCTAATCAGCAGCATAGTATTAACTTTTTTGAAAAAAGACTTGATTATTCTTATAGCCGAGTAGTTTATCTGCTGGAATTAATTCAACAAGATCTATCTAAGATTACTGACGAAGAGGTGAAAATTCTTCAAGTAGATGGTGTTCGTTATAAACAAACTATTACATATGATAGCTATTATCAATATTTGATTACTCAAAGCATTCCTTATCAATTACTAATTTCTATCCTTTTTCATCCCAATGACGACCTTACTCAATTTTGTCAGAAACATTATCAGAGCAGAACTACTGTTGTTCGAAAATCCAAACTATTAAGTGACTATTTTAAAGAATTCAACATTAAACTCAACACTTCTAAATTATCTCTTTATGGGGATGAACGTATCGTTCGAATTACGTTATACACACTGATCTGGCTGGCATCTCAAGGAACAAATTTACCAAAAATAGATAATAATCCAATTGATTATATAGAAATAACCAAAGTGATCAGTCCTTATTTTCCAGATAGCTTTAGTTACTCGGCGGACAAACAAATCACATTGATCTTAGATATTATTTATCTACGAGTCAAATCTGGTCACCTAGTGACAGAAAAAACGATGATCGCTCCTTATATCCCAACGAGCCCAGCTTATGCAAAAATTTTCTTTGGTGATTTGATCAAAGAGACAGACATCTTGGAAGCAGAAGCTCAATATGCGGCTTATTTATTGATTGCTACACCAAATTTTTTTAGGAACAATGATCATCGTCTAACATTATTGTCTGATTATTTAAAAAATCAAACAAATTCTGCTACTAAATTGTTAGAAGAATTTTGTGCTGTATTTAAGCAGGAATTTATGCCTAGTGACTTTTCATGGGAAGATGCTCCTATCTTATTTGGAAATATAGCAAATATTATTTTTTCGACCACAATCAGCGAAAAACCATTTCCAACATTGTTTCACCTGATCAATCATTCTTCATACTCCAAAAATGAATATTATTATCAGTTATTGACCTATTTTAAAGCTTTATTCCATAAGATCTCGAAAAGAAAGAACTTTGGTTGGCTTAAAGAGAATATTGAGCAACTCTCAGATACGTTAGCCGCTTTACTAGTTCCTCTTTATGAATCTTACCAAGTCAATAAGATTGTTCGTATTGCGTTGATTGCAGAATCTAATTATCTACTTATTCAGCCTTTAAAACAATTTATAGAGGAATTACCTTTTGTGCAATTAGTCGCTTATAGTCACGGGAAGTTTTCTTCGTTTGACTTTGTTGTGGCTACTTCATCCTATTTAATACCAGAAGAATGTCATGTACCTACTTTTGTCTTTCGCTTTTCAGCAGATAATGATGAACAGTACATCGGTCTTTATCAAGCAATTAAAGCCGTTCATAATCAAAAAGGTGTTGATCCAACGTACTAA
- a CDS encoding ATP-dependent Clp protease ATP-binding subunit → MVCQNCQQNPATIHLYANVNGQRKQLDYCQSCYQKLKAQANDNQPTMSQQDPFGFGSLDDLYRSLSRQMQEQQGNPNGQTPPTQFGDGNGFNGGQPPRGGAGQSNGLLGEYGINITQAARNGDVDPVVGRDEEIKRVIEILNRRTKNNPVLIGEPGVGKTAVVEGLAQKIVDGDVPQKLLDKEVIRLDVVSLVQGTGIRGQFEERMQKLIEEIKQAENVILFIDEVHEIVGAGAAGDGNMDAGNILKPALARGELQMVGATTLNEYRIIEKDAALERRMQPVRVDEPTVDETIAILKGLQKRYEDYHHVKYTDEAIKAAATLSNRYIQDRFLPDKAIDLLDESGSKMNLTIQIVDPKTIEKKLVDAEAQKQQASAEEDFEKAAYYRDQINKLQAMKEKQISDEETPVIGEKNIEAIVEQKTGIPVGDLKEKEQTQLKNLAVDLKAHVVGQDDAVDKVSKAIRRNRVGLGKQNRPIGSFLFVGPTGVGKTELAKQLAYELFGSEDSMIRFDMSEYMEKHSVSKLIGSPPGYVGYDEAGQLTEKVRRNPYSLILLDEIEKAHPDVLHMFLQILDDGRLTDAQGRTVSFKDTIIIMTSNAGTGNVEANVGFGAAREGLTKSVLGQLNNFFTPEFLNRFDGIVEFKALSKENLMNIVSLMLDEVNGLLAHQKIHIEVPTDVKEKLVDLGYDPSMGARPLRRTIQEQIEDGIAEYFLDHPEEHQLVAKLDDDGKIIVTGEIAIDSSDTNEATTEEA, encoded by the coding sequence ATGGTTTGTCAAAATTGTCAACAAAATCCAGCAACGATCCACTTATATGCAAATGTTAATGGTCAAAGAAAGCAATTAGACTATTGCCAAAGTTGCTATCAAAAATTAAAAGCACAAGCAAACGATAATCAACCAACAATGTCTCAACAAGATCCATTTGGTTTTGGAAGCTTAGATGATCTATATCGCTCTTTATCTCGTCAAATGCAGGAACAACAAGGGAATCCTAATGGTCAAACCCCACCTACCCAATTTGGTGACGGCAATGGCTTTAACGGCGGTCAGCCTCCAAGAGGTGGTGCTGGTCAATCGAACGGCTTACTTGGTGAGTATGGTATCAATATCACCCAAGCTGCCAGAAATGGAGATGTTGACCCAGTTGTCGGTCGTGATGAAGAAATCAAACGTGTGATTGAAATTTTAAATCGCCGTACCAAAAATAACCCAGTTTTGATCGGCGAACCTGGTGTTGGTAAAACAGCCGTTGTCGAAGGTTTAGCACAAAAAATCGTGGATGGCGATGTACCGCAAAAATTATTGGACAAAGAAGTCATTCGTTTAGATGTCGTCTCTTTAGTTCAAGGTACAGGTATTCGCGGACAGTTTGAAGAACGGATGCAAAAATTAATCGAAGAAATCAAACAAGCTGAAAATGTCATTTTATTCATTGACGAAGTTCATGAAATCGTTGGCGCAGGTGCTGCAGGTGACGGAAACATGGATGCTGGTAATATTTTAAAGCCAGCACTCGCTCGCGGTGAGCTACAAATGGTAGGCGCCACAACTTTAAATGAATATCGGATTATCGAAAAAGATGCTGCCCTAGAACGTCGGATGCAGCCTGTCCGTGTGGATGAGCCAACGGTGGACGAAACGATTGCGATCCTTAAAGGCTTGCAAAAACGCTATGAAGATTACCATCATGTAAAATATACAGATGAAGCCATCAAAGCTGCTGCAACGCTATCAAATCGTTATATTCAAGATCGTTTCTTACCAGATAAAGCCATCGATTTATTAGATGAATCTGGTTCTAAAATGAACTTGACGATTCAAATCGTTGATCCTAAAACAATCGAAAAGAAACTCGTAGATGCAGAAGCGCAAAAACAACAAGCATCTGCTGAAGAAGACTTCGAAAAAGCAGCTTATTATCGTGATCAAATCAACAAATTACAAGCAATGAAAGAAAAACAAATCAGCGACGAAGAAACGCCAGTAATTGGTGAGAAAAATATCGAAGCCATCGTTGAACAAAAAACAGGAATTCCTGTCGGTGATTTGAAAGAAAAAGAACAAACACAACTGAAAAACCTAGCTGTCGACCTAAAAGCTCATGTCGTTGGACAAGACGATGCAGTTGATAAAGTATCCAAAGCCATTCGTCGAAATCGTGTTGGTTTAGGAAAACAAAATCGTCCGATCGGTTCGTTCCTCTTTGTAGGACCAACTGGTGTTGGTAAAACAGAATTAGCCAAACAATTAGCATACGAACTATTTGGTTCAGAAGATTCTATGATCCGTTTTGACATGAGTGAATACATGGAAAAACATAGTGTCTCTAAATTAATCGGTTCCCCTCCAGGTTATGTTGGTTATGACGAAGCAGGACAATTAACGGAGAAAGTTCGCCGTAATCCATACAGTTTGATTTTACTCGATGAAATCGAAAAAGCGCATCCTGATGTATTGCATATGTTCTTGCAAATTCTTGATGATGGACGTCTAACAGATGCACAAGGTAGAACTGTTAGTTTCAAAGATACGATCATTATTATGACAAGTAATGCTGGAACAGGCAACGTAGAAGCCAATGTCGGCTTCGGCGCTGCTCGTGAGGGTCTTACAAAATCTGTTTTAGGGCAGCTGAATAATTTCTTTACACCAGAATTCTTGAATCGTTTTGACGGTATTGTTGAATTTAAAGCACTAAGTAAAGAAAACTTGATGAATATTGTCAGCTTGATGCTAGATGAAGTCAACGGCTTACTTGCTCATCAAAAAATTCATATTGAAGTGCCGACAGACGTAAAAGAAAAATTGGTTGATCTCGGCTATGATCCTTCAATGGGCGCTCGACCATTACGTCGAACCATTCAAGAACAAATTGAAGATGGCATCGCTGAATACTTCTTGGATCATCCAGAAGAACATCAATTAGTTGCTAAACTAGATGATGATGGAAAAATCATTGTAACAGGTGAAATTGCTATAGATTCTAGTGATACCAATGAAGCAACAACTGAAGAAGCATAA
- a CDS encoding CatB-related O-acetyltransferase codes for MTNNHNFEKWSDTMFLKDLVTNPLIEVGECSYYSGYYDNQEFENGCVRYLWGDPLTMAAFDPIKEMGWHLDKLIIGNYVCIAAGATILMGGNHNHHPDWITVYPFASHVEKSYEPKGDTVIKSDTWIGMNAMIMPGVTIGEGAVIAASSMVVKDVPPYTIVGGNPARVIKKRFSDEEIKLLLELRWFDWTLEQVEAAKDILMSDSIKELYAYYKKYILK; via the coding sequence ATGACAAATAATCACAATTTTGAAAAGTGGTCAGACACAATGTTTTTAAAGGATTTGGTGACAAATCCATTGATTGAAGTAGGCGAATGTTCTTATTACTCTGGTTATTATGACAACCAGGAATTCGAGAATGGTTGTGTCCGTTACTTATGGGGAGATCCATTGACAATGGCAGCCTTCGATCCTATCAAAGAGATGGGCTGGCATTTAGATAAATTGATTATTGGAAATTATGTATGTATTGCAGCAGGTGCCACGATTTTGATGGGTGGCAATCACAATCACCATCCAGATTGGATCACTGTATATCCTTTTGCTAGCCATGTAGAGAAATCTTATGAACCAAAAGGGGACACAGTTATTAAGAGTGATACATGGATCGGGATGAATGCGATGATCATGCCAGGTGTTACAATTGGTGAAGGGGCCGTGATTGCAGCAAGTTCTATGGTTGTTAAAGATGTTCCGCCATATACGATTGTCGGCGGTAATCCAGCCAGAGTGATCAAAAAGAGATTTTCAGATGAGGAAATTAAATTACTTTTAGAACTGAGATGGTTTGATTGGACGTTAGAACAAGTGGAGGCAGCAAAAGATATTTTGATGAGTGATTCTATCAAAGAGCTGTATGCGTATTATAAAAAATATATTTTAAAATAG
- a CDS encoding DUF1827 family protein, whose product MKLVNVTNSYKQLVNKQLENTDAYFVKVYSAGNTTVVYTEAAQHAEILIVNKKRAVRKTEINEILTYVLKRIPKEKYDRDQISIIELKDVIEISIPMTSSLVES is encoded by the coding sequence ATGAAATTAGTCAATGTAACCAACAGCTACAAACAGTTAGTCAATAAACAACTAGAAAATACCGATGCATACTTTGTTAAAGTTTATTCAGCGGGTAACACGACCGTCGTTTATACAGAAGCTGCTCAACATGCTGAAATATTGATCGTAAATAAAAAACGTGCTGTCCGTAAAACTGAAATCAATGAAATCCTGACTTATGTTTTAAAACGGATACCAAAAGAAAAATATGACCGTGATCAAATTTCGATTATTGAACTAAAAGATGTTATCGAAATTTCGATTCCGATGACTTCTAGTCTTGTAGAAAGTTAG
- a CDS encoding peptide chain release factor 3: MNNPHLKEQVDSRRTFAIISHPDAGKTTITEQLLLFGGAIRQAGTVKGKKTGNFAKSDWMEIEKQRGISVTSSVMQFDYDGKRVNILDTPGHEDFSEDTYRTLMAVDSAVMVIDSAKGIEAQTKKLFQVVKKRGIPIFTFINKLDRDGREPLELLEELEELLDIESYPMNWPIGMGKGLHGLYDIYNKRVEVYRPENNNGERFIPLVDGDIPSDLPLHQDSVYRQVLEEVELLVEAGDEFDTEKIARGDQTPVFFGSALTNFGVQTMLETFLQFAPSPYGHKTEEGQEVSPYEEEFSGFVFKIQANMNPAHRDRIAFVRICSGTFERGMDVILGRTGKKIKLSNVTQFMADARENVEEAVAGDIIGIYDTGNYQIGDTLYEGKLKVQYEELPSFTPELFMKVSAKNVMKQKSFHKGIYQLVQEGAIQLYKTYLTEEYIIGAVGQLQFEVFQHRMLNEYNAEVIMTPMGSKIARWIDPADLDERMSSSRNILARDRFDQPLFLFENQFAMRWFADKYPDVELKSLM, from the coding sequence ATGAATAATCCACATTTAAAAGAACAAGTAGATAGCCGCCGTACCTTTGCGATTATTTCCCATCCGGATGCTGGTAAAACAACGATCACAGAACAGCTTTTACTTTTTGGAGGAGCGATCCGTCAAGCTGGAACGGTTAAAGGGAAGAAAACAGGGAATTTTGCAAAATCCGACTGGATGGAAATTGAAAAACAAAGAGGAATTTCTGTAACAAGTTCTGTTATGCAATTTGATTATGATGGAAAACGTGTCAATATTTTAGATACACCTGGACACGAAGATTTTTCAGAAGATACGTACCGAACTTTGATGGCTGTCGATAGTGCCGTCATGGTAATAGATAGCGCCAAAGGGATTGAAGCCCAAACAAAGAAATTATTCCAAGTTGTTAAAAAACGAGGAATTCCGATTTTTACTTTTATCAATAAATTAGATAGAGATGGTCGTGAACCGTTAGAGTTACTTGAAGAATTAGAAGAATTGTTAGATATTGAATCTTACCCAATGAATTGGCCGATCGGTATGGGAAAAGGGCTGCATGGGTTATATGATATCTACAACAAACGTGTAGAAGTTTATCGACCTGAAAATAATAATGGTGAACGTTTTATTCCATTAGTGGATGGTGATATTCCAAGTGATTTGCCATTACACCAAGACAGTGTTTATAGACAAGTATTGGAAGAAGTTGAGCTATTAGTTGAAGCAGGCGATGAATTTGATACGGAGAAAATCGCACGTGGGGACCAAACTCCAGTCTTCTTTGGTTCTGCCTTAACCAATTTTGGGGTACAAACAATGTTGGAAACATTCTTACAGTTTGCTCCTTCACCATATGGTCATAAAACAGAAGAGGGACAAGAAGTTAGCCCTTATGAAGAAGAATTTTCTGGCTTTGTGTTTAAGATCCAGGCCAACATGAATCCTGCTCACCGAGATCGGATTGCTTTTGTCCGGATTTGTTCAGGCACATTTGAACGTGGCATGGACGTTATACTTGGCAGAACAGGTAAGAAAATCAAGTTAAGTAATGTAACACAATTTATGGCTGATGCCAGAGAAAATGTTGAGGAAGCCGTAGCCGGAGATATTATTGGAATTTACGATACCGGTAATTACCAAATCGGTGATACATTGTACGAAGGAAAATTAAAAGTTCAGTATGAAGAACTACCATCATTTACACCAGAACTATTTATGAAAGTCAGTGCCAAAAATGTGATGAAACAAAAATCATTCCACAAAGGCATTTACCAATTGGTTCAAGAAGGTGCGATCCAATTGTACAAAACTTATTTAACCGAAGAATATATCATCGGAGCAGTTGGACAATTACAATTTGAAGTGTTCCAACATCGTATGCTGAATGAATATAATGCAGAAGTAATCATGACACCGATGGGTTCAAAAATCGCTCGTTGGATCGATCCAGCTGATTTAGATGAACGCATGAGTTCTAGCCGAAATATCTTAGCTCGTGACCGTTTTGATCAACCGTTGTTCTTATTTGAAAATCAATTTGCTATGCGTTGGTTTGCGGATAAATATCCGGATGTTGAATTGAAGAGTTTGATGTAG
- a CDS encoding AI-2E family transporter, producing MFEKLRQSKLFFWSAELLVIATLIFVSSKINFIFTPIGTFFSTLFAPVLVAGFLYYILNPIVNLLMKTKMKRIFAILIVFLLLIIALVLLLVSVIPSLISQLSSLASNMPDVFKSVEAWVYQMAELPIFKDFDLTKYIEQLDISYGNIIQQFISGLSSSLGSIVSTVASTTIIIVTAPFILFYMLKDGDRMVPGIKRFLPKKRQNDIVELLGKLNKTLSSYISGQAIECLFVATFTVIGYSLIGVRYAFLFGVIAGITNLIPYLGPYIGLAPAVFVTVFDEPFKALLCCLVVLIVQQIDGNIIYPNVIGKSLQIHPLTIILILLVAGNIAGLLGIFLAVPFYAVCKTIVVHIFQMIRQNKLDEQPILELPDEINSPESKEK from the coding sequence TTGTTTGAAAAATTAAGACAATCAAAGTTATTTTTTTGGTCGGCGGAGTTATTAGTCATCGCCACATTGATTTTTGTCTCATCAAAGATCAATTTTATTTTTACGCCAATAGGGACGTTTTTTTCAACCTTATTCGCACCAGTTTTGGTAGCTGGATTTTTGTATTATATTTTAAATCCAATCGTCAACCTATTGATGAAAACCAAAATGAAACGAATCTTTGCGATTTTGATCGTATTTTTACTATTAATCATAGCACTTGTATTGCTTTTAGTTAGTGTGATTCCTAGTCTGATTTCCCAATTATCTAGTTTAGCTTCTAATATGCCAGATGTGTTTAAAAGCGTGGAGGCATGGGTGTATCAAATGGCGGAGTTACCGATTTTTAAAGATTTTGACTTAACGAAATATATTGAGCAGTTAGATATTTCATATGGTAACATTATTCAGCAGTTCATTAGCGGATTGTCTAGCAGTTTGGGCTCGATTGTATCAACCGTTGCATCGACCACGATCATTATTGTTACTGCGCCATTTATTCTGTTTTATATGTTAAAAGACGGGGATCGGATGGTCCCAGGAATCAAACGTTTTTTACCTAAAAAGCGTCAAAATGACATTGTTGAGTTGTTAGGAAAATTAAATAAAACATTATCAAGTTATATTAGTGGTCAGGCAATTGAATGTTTATTCGTAGCCACCTTTACTGTTATCGGTTACTCATTAATCGGTGTTCGATACGCATTTTTATTTGGTGTGATTGCTGGTATAACCAATTTGATTCCTTATTTAGGACCGTATATCGGACTGGCTCCAGCGGTTTTTGTGACCGTTTTTGATGAACCTTTTAAAGCCTTACTATGTTGTTTAGTTGTATTGATCGTCCAACAAATCGACGGGAATATTATTTATCCAAACGTAATCGGTAAATCGTTGCAAATCCATCCGTTGACAATTATTCTTATTTTACTAGTTGCTGGGAATATCGCTGGACTTTTAGGGATTTTCTTAGCGGTACCGTTTTACGCAGTGTGTAAAACAATCGTTGTCCATATTTTTCAAATGATTCGTCAAAATAAACTAGATGAACAACCGATCCTTGAGTTACCTGACGAAATAAATTCGCCAGAAAGTAAGGAAAAATAG
- a CDS encoding hemolysin family protein, with amino-acid sequence MNNADPESQSLIAQILLLVVLTLINAFLAASEIAVVSVNKNRVEQKAEEGDAKAKKLLKVLQDPTSFLSTIQVGITLVNILSGASLADSLSAKLAPVLGGGAAAKNIANIIILALLTYVSIVFGELYPKRIAMNKSEEVAQATSGFVRVIGVVAKPFVWLLSASTDLLSKLTPMKFDDADSKMTRDEMRYMLESEGVLDNDELEMLQGVFSLDTKVAREVMVPRTDAFMIDIEDDIQKNIDAVLSENYSRIPVYNEDKDKIVGVLHTKNLLKSAHKFGFDNIQLKNIIQEPLFVPETIFIDDLLYELKRTQNQMAILLDEYGGVVGLATLEDLLEEIVGEIDDETDEVENLYAKINEHEYLVQGRMLIDEFNEAFGTDLHMSDVDTMAGYLITALGTIPDEGEKLSFDVGNLTLTSEEMEGTRVLALKVVFHDEDVVDEEPEENRRFFRKELEDDEPRR; translated from the coding sequence ATGAATAATGCTGACCCCGAGAGTCAGTCGCTTATCGCGCAAATTTTATTGTTGGTCGTTTTAACGTTGATCAACGCTTTTCTTGCAGCATCAGAAATCGCGGTAGTTTCTGTAAATAAGAATCGTGTCGAACAAAAAGCTGAAGAAGGCGATGCAAAGGCTAAGAAATTACTGAAAGTCTTACAAGATCCGACAAGCTTTTTATCAACGATCCAAGTTGGTATTACATTAGTCAATATTTTATCTGGGGCCTCGTTAGCTGACTCATTATCAGCAAAATTAGCACCAGTACTTGGTGGCGGTGCTGCTGCAAAAAATATTGCCAATATTATTATTTTAGCTTTATTGACCTATGTATCGATCGTTTTTGGTGAGTTGTATCCAAAACGAATTGCGATGAATAAATCAGAAGAAGTAGCGCAAGCTACATCAGGGTTCGTACGTGTAATCGGTGTTGTTGCTAAACCATTCGTATGGTTATTGTCAGCTTCAACAGATTTACTTTCAAAACTTACACCAATGAAATTTGACGATGCTGATTCAAAAATGACCCGTGATGAAATGCGCTATATGCTGGAATCAGAAGGTGTTTTAGATAATGATGAGTTGGAAATGCTTCAAGGAGTATTCTCTTTAGATACTAAAGTTGCCCGTGAAGTCATGGTACCACGAACAGATGCATTTATGATTGATATTGAAGATGATATTCAAAAAAATATTGATGCAGTATTATCAGAGAACTATTCAAGAATTCCTGTTTATAACGAAGATAAAGATAAAATTGTGGGTGTCCTTCACACTAAAAACTTATTAAAGTCAGCCCATAAATTTGGTTTTGACAATATTCAATTAAAAAATATTATACAAGAACCGCTCTTTGTCCCAGAAACGATTTTTATTGATGATCTATTATATGAACTAAAAAGAACCCAAAACCAAATGGCTATTTTATTAGATGAATATGGCGGCGTTGTTGGTTTGGCAACATTAGAAGATTTATTAGAAGAAATTGTTGGAGAAATCGATGATGAGACAGATGAAGTCGAAAACTTATATGCAAAAATCAATGAACATGAGTATTTAGTTCAAGGTAGAATGCTAATTGATGAGTTCAATGAAGCCTTTGGAACTGACTTGCATATGAGTGATGTGGATACAATGGCTGGTTACCTGATCACAGCTTTAGGGACGATTCCAGATGAAGGAGAAAAGCTTTCATTTGATGTAGGCAATCTTACTTTAACATCTGAAGAAATGGAAGGAACAAGAGTTTTAGCGTTAAAAGTTGTCTTCCATGATGAAGATGTTGTTGATGAAGAACCAGAAGAGAATCGTCGTTTCTTCCGTAAAGAATTAGAAGATGACGAACCAAGAAGATAA
- a CDS encoding formate/nitrite transporter family protein has protein sequence MEDFDLILESGEKKFTYFFENSFKFFLKSFMAGCYLGIAMVLSLFLGSILNTFDANIAKIGYSMFFGLTFVLIVFLNGELFTGNCLTTSFPIFNRTRSITEMGKMWFICLIGNIVGVSWFLWLFVKSQSFTHIVNPYINTLLETKLNFSFDTLFIRSILCNFIVCIATYIALKIDNEMAKTSIMLLVISTFVIAGFDHCIANIGLYVMGITLGQVDISLLMLNNIFISIVGNIIGGSLMLGIPLYLILKKK, from the coding sequence ATGGAAGATTTTGATTTAATTTTAGAATCCGGGGAAAAAAAGTTTACTTATTTTTTTGAAAATAGCTTTAAGTTCTTTTTAAAATCATTTATGGCAGGTTGCTATTTAGGCATTGCAATGGTTTTATCGCTTTTTTTAGGAAGTATATTAAATACTTTTGATGCAAATATAGCGAAAATAGGTTACTCTATGTTTTTCGGTTTAACCTTCGTTTTAATTGTTTTTTTAAATGGAGAACTGTTTACTGGTAATTGTTTAACAACTAGTTTTCCGATTTTCAATAGAACAAGAAGCATTACAGAGATGGGGAAAATGTGGTTTATCTGCTTAATTGGTAATATTGTAGGAGTTTCATGGTTTTTGTGGTTGTTTGTTAAAAGCCAATCTTTCACTCATATAGTGAATCCATATATAAATACACTGCTAGAAACAAAATTGAATTTTAGTTTTGATACGCTGTTTATTCGTTCAATTCTCTGTAACTTTATAGTGTGCATTGCCACCTACATTGCTTTAAAAATAGACAACGAAATGGCAAAAACTAGTATCATGCTCTTGGTAATTTCAACATTTGTAATTGCAGGTTTCGATCACTGTATTGCAAACATTGGTTTATATGTGATGGGAATAACATTAGGACAAGTAGATATTTCTCTATTAATGTTAAATAATATTTTTATATCGATCGTAGGAAATATTATTGGTGGTTCCCTAATGTTAGGCATTCCACTCTACTTGATTCTAAAAAAGAAATGA